The proteins below are encoded in one region of Bacteriovorax sp. Seq25_V:
- the rplB gene encoding 50S ribosomal protein L2, translating into MGIRKFKPTTPSLRRMQVVNSDELTKGVGPVKRLTTSKTVIDGRNNSGRITVRHRGGGVKRRYRLIDFKRNKLEVPATVQAISYDPNRTCNIALIAYADGEKSYILAPLGLQVGDKVVSSAKADIKVGNAKKIKDIPVGTLVHNVEMYPGAGGQLARSAGSYVQIMAKEEKFALLRMPSGELRKVEVECTATIGQVGNLDHEKRNIGKAGRKRKMGFRPTVRGVVMNPVDHPHGGGEGRTSGGRHPVSPWGTPTKGYKTRSNKRTDKFIVKRRK; encoded by the coding sequence TACAAAAGGTGTTGGACCAGTAAAAAGATTAACTACATCAAAAACTGTAATTGATGGTAGAAATAATAGCGGACGTATCACTGTTAGACACAGAGGTGGCGGAGTTAAGAGAAGATACAGACTAATTGATTTCAAAAGAAATAAATTAGAAGTTCCTGCAACTGTACAGGCGATCTCTTACGATCCAAACAGAACATGTAATATTGCTCTAATTGCTTATGCAGATGGTGAGAAATCTTACATTCTTGCTCCACTTGGACTACAAGTTGGTGACAAAGTTGTTTCTTCAGCAAAAGCCGATATTAAAGTTGGTAATGCTAAGAAGATTAAAGATATTCCAGTTGGTACATTAGTTCACAATGTTGAAATGTATCCAGGTGCTGGTGGACAGCTTGCAAGATCTGCAGGTTCTTATGTTCAAATCATGGCAAAAGAAGAAAAATTTGCTCTTTTAAGAATGCCATCTGGAGAACTAAGAAAAGTAGAAGTTGAATGTACAGCTACTATTGGACAAGTTGGAAATCTTGACCACGAGAAAAGAAACATTGGTAAGGCCGGAAGAAAAAGAAAAATGGGCTTTAGACCAACTGTTCGTGGTGTTGTTATGAACCCTGTTGATCACCCACATGGTGGTGGTGAAGGTAGAACTTCTGGTGGTAGACACCCAGTATCTCCTTGGGGAACACCAACTAAGGGATATAAAACAAGAAGCAATAAGAGAACTGATAAGTTTATTGTTAAGAGAAGAAAGTAA